In Hydra vulgaris chromosome 06, alternate assembly HydraT2T_AEP, a genomic segment contains:
- the LOC136081183 gene encoding uncharacterized protein LOC136081183: MGSFEGICENKSKKPFRYKMDFKSSYLHINSIEEVLAALEMLRDFSKETLDSRGDAGLILSAIQRFDFVALLYFWSEILPSIDRIQKCLQSKEITFNQALIQLGVLTDKIEIWRNAFYASSITKAEEICKKWDITVERRIRKRRVMSGETASDAGLNAQQEMDRCMKEMLNTLDIEISNQFSQLRVLNKQFGFLCSIESAIDIPNWETNKAEMESLQKKCFNLASWYSNDLNGIELFDDFKYIIDSLRRAKLQEIMDFSPIGLLTYISSLGLESYKTLATALHIFITLPVSVASYEQFLSKLKLIKSYLRSTMSQERLLNLALLFIEHKFASEIDFCDILWNFATIKSRKIQF; the protein is encoded by the coding sequence ATGGGAAGTTTTGAAGGAAtatgtgaaaataaaagtaaaaagccATTCAGATACAAGATGGATTTCAAAAGCAGTTACCTCCATATCAACTCAATTGAGGAGGTGTTAGCAGCTTTGGAAATGTTACGTGATTTTTCTAAAGAAACGCTTGACTCACGAGGTGATGCTGGACTTATTCTTTCTGCCATTCAAAGATTTGATTTTGTGGCTCTTTTGTACTTCTGGTCTGAAATACTTCCTTCAATTGACCGAATTCAAAAGTGCTTACAAAGTAAAGAAATTACTTTCAACCAAGCCTTAATTCAATTAGGAGTTTTGactgataaaattgaaatttggaGAAATGCATTTTACGCCTCATCCATTACAAAAGCTGAGGAAATATGCAAAAAATGGGATATTACCGTGGAACGTAGAATTCGAAAAAGGCGTGTCATGTCAGGAGAAACTGCTTCAGATGCCGGTTTAAATGCTCAGCAAGAAATGGATCGATGTATGAAAGAAATGTTGAACACACTTGATATTGAAATTTCTAACCAATTTTCACAGTtaagagttttaaataaacaatttggcTTTCTGTGTTCCATTGAGTCTGCCATTGACATACCAAATTGGGAAACTAATAAGGCAGAAATGGAAAGTcttcaaaagaaatgttttaatctTGCCTCTTGGTACTCTAATGATCTTAATGGCATTGAACTTTTTGatgactttaaatatattattgactCTCTTAGAAGAGCTAAACTGCAAGAAATAATGGACTTTTCTCCAATAGGGCTCCTTACCTACATTTCATCTTTGGGACTTGAATCATATAAGACTTTAGCTACTGCTTTACACATATTTATAACTTTACCAGTCTCAGTTGCATCATATGAACAATTTTTAAGtaagttaaaactaattaaatcgTACTTGCGTTCTACAATGTCACAGGAAAGATTGTTAAACCTTGCACTTTTGTTTATTGAGCATAAATTTGCTTCTGAAATTGATTTCTGTGATATCCTTTGGAATTTTGCAACtataaaatcaagaaaaatacaattttag
- the LOC136081182 gene encoding uncharacterized protein LOC136081182, translating to MIFYDLKVKHVDSKVKHVESHVDSGQRDINSRLLTTTRILLVVYVVVSKELERGFQSGGLIDDQLQIQVARAAQKRKQVLERVTAAIQMLTQQNLALRVHNEFLQSDEKSGNFLALMKFLAKFDPFMKEHLESVSSKSGSLSYISHGIQNKLINLLGSKVRKSIILNVKNTKYYSIILNTNPGSSQVEQMSQIIRYVDIERGKVTVKEAFLDFIQVHGKSAEAITREITKSLI from the exons ATGATTTTCTATGACCTTAAGGTTAAACACGTTGACAGTAAGGTTAAACACGTTGAAAGCCACGTTGACAGTGGTCAACGTGACATAAATTCACGCTTGTTAACCACAACGCGTATACTACTTGTTGTTTACGTCGTTGTGTCG AAAGAATTGGAAAGAGGCTTCCAAAGTGGTGGACTAATTGATGATCAGCTTCAGATTCAAGTCGCTAGAGCTGCTCAGAAACGGAAGCAAGTTTTAGAGCGTGTTACTGCAGCAATTCAAATGCTTACCCAGCAAAACTTAGCATTAAGAGTTCATAATGAGTTTCTACAATCAGATGAAAAGTCTGGAAATTTCCTTGCTCTTATGAAGTTTTTAGCTAAATTTGACCCATTCATGAAAGAACATTTAGAATCAGTCAGCTCAAAATCTGGTTCTTTATCATATATCTCTCATGgaattcaaaataaactaattaaccTGCTTGGTTCAAAAGTACGTAAATCTATAAtacttaatgtaaaaaatacgAAGTATTACAGCATCATTTTAAATACCAATCCTGGTTCATCACAAGTTGAACAAATGTCTCAAATTATTAGATATGTTGATATTGAAAGAGGTAAAGTCACAGTGAAAGAAGCTTTTTTAGACTTCATTCAAGTTCATGGTAAATCGGCTGAAGCGATTACAAGGGAAATAACAAAAAGCTTAATTTAG